In Alnus glutinosa chromosome 7, dhAlnGlut1.1, whole genome shotgun sequence, the sequence CTCTTGGCGATCAGCCTGGATTattctctcctctttctttcGGGTGACCGCTTCTTTCTGCGCTGGGTCATGGGCTTTCCCCAGTTCCACCTGCTCAACCACATATCATAAATTccattattacaataaaaagaATATCGTTCTACTGTCTaaagaaccaaaagaaaaaaaaaacaaacataccTTCTCATCTACAGTTGCCTTGGTCTTCTCCACGTCACACTTAGCGGAGGCCGCGCTGTTGGCTGCCACTTCCTTTGCATTCTTCGCGGCCTGCATTTTcgctctttctttctcttctttgtaTAATTGTTTTTCACTTCAATTGCTTGGGGATACACACACATGCACTAGCAATGAAAGAGCTTGTTCATGGCTGTGGACTAAATAGGATTTCAGGCCGTCTCGCGTGGAGACACGTAGCAAGGGTAAAAAGCAAGGTGCATGGCAGCTGTAATGAATGTTCTGGGTTCTTCTTTCTGACTCGTCACGAGTCGACACGCGTCCGAGACATATTTTGATTCTCTCCCTGCCGTGAAGCGGGGACTTGCTACGCATATCGTGTCGATCGATTCGTTTGGATGGTTATCGTTTACCATCCATTTCATCATAAGAATTTAAaaagtcaatatatatatatacatgattctaaattatttaatttttgagatattttattaattcttttttgaGTTATCATTGCTTttataatgattttttaaacttaaaaaaattctcaatttaatatattcatctctcattttttttttctttctaattttacCAATccttagaattttccgttaattTAAAATCCGATAAAAAagtttattctttaatttttttaaaagacgtgtcaacattgattttatatatatatacaccaattttaaatcataatcatataactataaaaaaaaaaataccatctaTCATATTCCAATGTTTATATGGGGTACTGTTAACTGACATGATTTTGCTCATTTACGTATGGCTGTTTGGTATTTTGTAactctttgctttcttttatcGATGTTTCAAGATTCTTTAaaggattaggatcctctacaattttaaagaaatttgagattctcaaattatgtgaatttaggtcGTTTCATGCATCGAAcggcatgaaaaatgctacatattaaagatatgacatgttatcgaggcaataaaaaaaatcatttcaaaagctttttattcacttttaaagaaacatttcttctttactaaaccaaaagacaattttttactcaaaactcttatacgacataaagtgtaagagcactcccaatagattatctatttgcaactttaagctagaataaaaaataaaagtgctaaaaagagactccatgagcttatgtattccaactctagaatagatttttcttaattccataaatagtgcaactctacaagtagaattatactattcacttatctatttttttttattctttatctctaccttttttctttttttttttctttttttttttttttttttttttttctttatagtggagatttaagggaaagtgtgtaaagtagtggagttatcaagcgggacccacgtggaaaaaaaatactataatgaaaaaaattaatgaaaaataataaaaaaataatatagagttaagaatagataatcggatgtatagtgcattttaaaacttattagctaaactagataaaatagattttgattagctattctaaattgaaaaatacataagccattgTGAGTCCTCTAAgaacttgataaaaatatactcaattctcattgttaacatgtcatatattttttttaatattatagcatttttcatgtcgTTCGATAAATGAAACgacctaaattcacataatttgaaaataaaaaatttctttgaaattgcaAGGGATCCTGATTCCCGTTTAAACATCTACCATTCttctgaaacttttttttttttttttttggcatcaaAATCTTCAAAACTCATTAATATCTAACTAAAGTTTATGTTAAATTCAAAGATAAATGTGTTATCTCTGCAACTCTCTTACAATTCTTTTATCTTGTGTCAATTTGTCTTCATCAACACTGTTCACttaaaaaatagggttaaatactttagAAAGTATAATTGAATAGAAAACTAAAGATAAAAtgcgaaaataataaaataataatattttacatgGTTCGGTATATATATGACCTAGGTTCACAGGATAAAGTCCAAAAgactacattatgcttttatttcttcatattttcaCAATACATTAGACTCatatttttaagagaatttgGGTAGATAAGTATAGGGGTGTGCAGCGGTTCGAAAGTTGGTTAAATCGGCCAAGTTGGTTCGGTTAACCGACCATGTCGGTTAATTCGCCGACATTTAACcaacaagaaaaaatttcaaacttttcgGTTAAGGCGGTTAAAGCGGTTAAGGCGGTCGGTTAATCGGTTTTGGTTAAGATTAAGCCTTAAAATGGGCCTTCTGACCCTTCTTAATTTGGGCCTCAATTTTTAATGGGTCAAAAAgactcaaaataattttaatttttaaggccTATATCAATAAGCTGTTTGGctgtttcaaaaaaattaaaaataatacataaaaaaaaaacttaaaaatgataGTATGATacctcaaaaaaaattaagaccaagagaaaagagagagagagctaccgGAGAAGAGGGCAGTCGGCAGTTGGCAGACTCGGCACTGAGCAGTCGGCGACTCGGCACAGGGTTGGTGACTAGGTCACCGACTCACAGGTGGCCAGGTGGGGACTGTAGGGTTGTGGGGAGTCTGGGTCCCGGGGAGGTGCCGCGGCAACTAGCAGGCAGAGAGGGGATCCAAGAATGGCCGAATCACTGGAGAAGTGGAGAGGGGATTCGGGATAGCTAGACTGCCAAAGCCCAAAAGCCGTCCGTCAAGGCGGCAACGCAGTCAAGGGCAACTGGGCAAGGAGGTTCACGAATTACGAAACAGTCGAAACTGATGAAGAGCAgaagaaattgaagaatgaGATGAATATATACTCCATACAAAACGAAgccgttttgttttttttggttttttttttttaaaaaaaaaaatgaattgaaacgacgtcgtttcgatataggcggtcggttaactTTCGGTTCGGGCCGGTTTGGAAATTcggttaaccgcttaaccgactgcCTACCGAACCGACCAAATTTCAGTAAAAAGATTCTCttccgactaccgaaccgaattttgtcggttaagtcggtaggTGGTCAATTTCAGTTCGGCCgcggttcggtaagcggtcggtaggcggtaatCGGTTAATCTGCACACCCctagataagtatggtaatcaaatcaatgtgatttgataaccatcaaatttgattacaatcaaatcacCATCAAAACTGATTTATAGAAgataacaataataacaataaatctctgaaatcaaatctcttaatatactctaacaattaaaattttggatcttcaacattttttaaatattttttttagggttaaataccttacatCCCCtgtagtttaaaaattttattttttgtctcatgAGTTTTCATTTTTGTCATAAGCGGTACCTGTGCTATGGGaaaagatggagatggtactTTCGTCCATTTTTCCGTTCAAAACTAACGTATGGCCATGTCATCGGACAAGTGTTGGTGTAATATTACGACACCTGTCCATATGCCACCTCAGAGTTCAAACGACAGCCACGTCAGTCGCTCCATTGCCACATCACTTAAGAgggaaattaaatatttcaagatttcaaaaaataagactTGTGTATTTCCGATTGATtagaaccattttttttcccaacttcTCGATTATTCCCAGCCCtaatttctcaaagtttgtCGACCTTACCCAAATCTATTCCGTCCCTTTCAACTCGTTCCTTTCGATCTCCCCCCAAAGCTAAGTTCCAACATTTAGGTTGGATCTGTTTAGGTTCGAGGCTTAGAGGCAAATTTCTGATTATATTTTCTCGGAACCCACTTGGCTAACCTTCTCGGAACCCACTTGCGACAGAGTAGcaacaaaagacaaaaggtATTTTTGAGACCCAAAAGTTGTTTTTCATGATGCTAGTGTGAAGTTTCTTTGTGATATGTGGAAAAACTTGACCCAAGAAGCCTTATATACATCTTTTGTCTTAGGGTTGATTGTTGGGCAAAGTATTTTATTATATGAGTTTGGTTTTGTGGGCAAAGCATAAAGTCCCGAACTTTATGTAGGGTCTTCAATGCACTGTGTTTTTGTCGGTTGTAGCTTTTGGCATTTTCTGTCCTGTTCTTGTTGGTTGGTTGTTGGAAATGTTAGAGTGTTCTTTCAACGAATGTATGTTTTGTTGGCAGCCTGCAAGGAATGCGGGTCTCTAACCTATATAGGAGGATGACACAGGTGAACTTCTCAATAAAGTTTCAGATCCATAAAATATTAATCCAACTTCAAGATCCATAACCCGTATCACGGGGGTTATTGGCATTGGGCCTTCCTGTGCCAGCTTTGTTGGTACCAGTCCCAGTGGGGTGGGTCCCCACCTCACCTTCGATACTTTTCCGGCAGTGGTACTCTGCCCGCCAGTGCCTTGTCCAGGCAAGGCTGACGTTGGATGGGTTCCAGTGGGATGCCCTCCCCCTCCTGTGCCAGCGTTGGTCTTCTCCATGGCACACTTAGCGGAGGCAGCTGCTTTGGCTGCCGTTTCCTTCGCCGCCTGCATTTTcgctctttctttctcttctgtgTATAGTTGTTTTTCACTTCAATTGCTTGGGAATACACACGCACTGGCAATGACAGAGCTTGTTCATAGCTCTGGACTAAATAGGTTTTCAGGCCGTCTCGCGTGGAGACACGTAGCAAGGGTAAAAAGCAAGGTGGCAGCTGATCGATATGAATGTTCTGGGTTCTTCTTCATTCTGCAGACTCGTCACGGGTTGACACGCGTCCCAGACATATTTTGATTCTCTCCCTGCCGTGAAGCGGGGAGTTGAAACGCAATACGCATGTCGTGTCTATTCCTTTGGATGGTCATCGTTTAAGAAGCCGGCCCTTATCGCCTTTTAGGCTTTTGAACAATTTAATCAATAGGGGAGACAAGTATCCAATACATATCTTATAAATATcggacaaagtttttttttttttttttttttttttttttttttttttttttttttttaaatactttgaaagaaacaagcaaaagggaaaaaaattagAACTAGATTGAAAAAAGCCTACCACATCTCAAGAAAGAGGAAGGTCTTTGCCACTTACAATAGGAATTGAAGGTAAAGGAGAAGGATAAGTGAGAATGTTACCAGAAAAGAATCTGGTTGCAGCCTAATGTGCCACATAATGGGCACAGaagtttgtacttctttaaatttttgtagCTTTCTAAGAGGAAGAGACTGAGATGGATTCAATCATTTTCAAAATGAGGGATGAAATCCTCCAATCTTGAGAAACATTTGGATGTCGGAGAGTAGAGATAAATATCGGACAAAGTTAATGTGATAAGATTTAGTAAAGATCAGcttgtcaacaaaaaaaaaaaaaatatctaaatgacTACTGGCCAGTCATTGGatctcaaaacggcgtataattcgatactattttgtgaagttattccaAAATGATACTTCTATACACATACATAATACTTTGTATACACGCTAACAATAGGTGTGAGGCTCATCACTCATGCATGTGGAACCCATGTTTCTCTCTGCCATGACAGTTGTGGATGTTCAAAACTACATGGCAACACGAAGCGGAGAGTTGCTACACATGTCGTGTCTGCTGGACGGTCGTCATAAGCCGCCTTTAATTATCTCATTTGAACCAATTTTTTTGGAAGGatcaatttcttttctatttattattattattattattcttttataagtCTCACAAGCCACAgtatccaataattaattttttttttctcctatctTGCAAGACTAAAAAGCCGATTTAAGTTTATtgggtataaatttttttttttctttctattattattatttttattatttgagcAAATATCAGTCCAACAACAAGAAGGATactaatcaaagaaaataagaataatatgttaagaaactttacatttttattttcttaataataagctatatattttgattttatatatttttctaatagGTTATTTTTAAGTAGTCTAAAccttatattttcttaattaaataagttaggTTATTTTCTTAATGCAACGTAGTGGATTTGATGAGATTATGACATCTGAGTTTTTGGGATTCTTGTTTATTTCAAAAACTATCATAGGCTTTATTATCCATAAATCATAATCTACCTTCTATAACTAGATGTTTTTAACGTTAATGCTTAAAGTTTCccctccaatatatatatatgttaaatttggCGAACTCAGGCTAATGATTGGAGATTGAACAGTCGTAAAATTTTTTAACCTATGCTTAAATAGTTCAAAAATCTTACATTTTCTTGTGCGTCAAAGCTTCTGAATCGAAGAAAAACACATATGTAGCTATCATCCAAGTTTGGCTCTTATAAATCAATTTGCAATACGGATTGGATAGCTATGTTAGAAAACCCACTTCCAATTTAATTTTCTCAAACTATTTGGGATTGCTAAAATTATAAAGAACAAGTTCAGCCACGGTCAATACTTCATCAccagttcttttttctttttttttttcttcttaaattttTCAGCTGTGAAGAAGATTCACCCTCATCTATAGACTTCAAAACCTAGAGATTAAATGCACACGTACATACATCTTTTGCAcatttcatgtatatatatatatatatatatatatatatatatatatatatatatatatatatatatatatatatatatatatatatatatatatatatatatatatatatatatatatatatatatatatatatatattttaaccgTTTGATTTGTAGGACAAACATCTACATGTAAGTCatacaaatttaatagttaattttaaaaaaatataaacccaAAATATTAGGACAAACATCTGATTTGTAAGACAAACATCTACATGTAGGACAAACATCTCGTTTTTTAAACCCAAAATATTACTCCCAATTTCGGAAGTGAAATGATCATGCAGAAAAGACATTTCTGtgttgaaaagaaaaacatgggGGGCTATCTTCGTTCTTCTTCCTTCTGAAATCTTCCATTTCTGCGTTGGATTAAACAAAtctttctgaaaaaaaaaaaaaaaaaaccttttgcaGAAATTTCTTCTAATACGAAATTGATTAATCCCATAGCTTATCAATATAAACATTTCGTGTGTATTggtttaagaaattaaaagctAACTGGATTTCGCTATTTacataaattttcaaataaatgtcTGGAGCATCTTTGCTCCTGGCCTGCGgttgaatttcaaaatttcactCAGAAATCTTGATGTTTATGTTTATGGACAAGAATATTATAATATCCATTTCATTATCAGAATTTAAAGTCGATATATATAACGGTatacattattttatattatttaattttaaagaaaatttacttAATTCTCCTAAATTATCACTatctttgtaattatttttattaatgtattaatctttcaatatttttttttttaattttatcgaTCCGTCaaagatttttttataatttcaaatgtgatgaaaaagtttcacctataatttttttaaataacgtgtcaactttaattttatatatatatatatatatatatatatatatatatatatatatatatatatatttcaaaactCATTAATGTCTACCTAAAGTTTATGTTAAATTCAAAGATAAATGTGTTATCTCTGCAACTCTTTTGACAATTCTTTTATTCCATCTCAGTTTGTCTGGAACGATCAACAGTACcaatcacttaaaaaaatatttataaaatgttGAAGATCCAAAATTTTAATACCCTCAAATTACACGTGTCAGCAAAACGTTTGATATATATTCTacataagaaaacaaaacaaatatccaACAATTTCAGATTgggtttccttttctttttttggtttctctTCGTGAGCAGCCTGCATAGCTTGTAAAATTCTCTCTATTGTCTCTTACAAACCCATATGTATTTCTAGATTAATTGCATAATCattgtatttttattcaaatggaACACCGAACTACATAGTTAGCATGCATGTAACATCAGCCAGAAAAACACCACCTTCAATGCGGGAAAACCACAAACAGATcgaaggataaaaagaaaaaaaaaaaacacaaaacacaaaacatcaaaccaACAGTACTACACACGACATTCACGGTGCCTCCATTCATCctgataaaatattattaatccaACTTCAACTACCATAACCCTGATCACGGGGGTTAATAATTATTGGCATTATGCCTTCCTGTGCCAGCTTTGTTGGTCCCAGTCACACGTTCGATCACTTTTCCGGCAGTACTCTGCCCGCCAGTGCCAGTGCCATGTCCGGGCAAGGCTGACGTTGGGTGGGTTCCGGTGGTATGCCCGCCAGTGCCATGGCCGGGCAAGGCATGCTTAGCGGAGGCCACTGCGTTGGCTGCTGACGTTGGGTGGGTTCCGGTGGTATGCCCGCCAGTGCCAGTGCCTTGGCCGGGCAAGGCATGCTTAACGGAGGCCACTGCGTTGGCTGCCGAATGCTTCGCTGCCTCCATTTttgctctttctttctcttctgtgTATAATTGTTTTTCACTTCAATTGCTTGGAGATACACACACACTGGCAATGATAGAACTTGTTCATTGGCTCTGGACTAAATAGGTTTTCAGGCCGTCTCGCGTGGAGACACGTAGCAAGGGTAAAAAGCAAGGTGGCAGCTGATATGAATGTtctgggttcttcttctttctgcaGACTCGTCACGGGTCGACACGCGTCCCAGACATTCCCTGCCGTGAAGCGGGGAGTTGAAACGCAATACGCATGTCGTGTCTATTCCTTTGGATGGTCATCGTTTAAGAAGCCGGCCCTTAGGGGAGACAAGTATCCAATAAATATCTTACAAATATCGGACAAAGTTAATGTGATAAGATTTAGTAAAGATCAGCTcgtcaacaacaaaaaaaatatctatgaCTACTGGTCACTGGATCCTATTAATTAATGAGATACTTATATGATATATAACGTACAtatagtacttttttttttttttttttttaataagtctCACCTGATAATATTGATTCCGGCCATGTATAGGGTAtaggaatttttttaattttttttaaagataaatatatatacttaaaccTCTTAAACTATATACTATCTATTTTGAACATAACTGAAAATACAACAAACTACCAAATTGTGACCAAAGATTAATCCTTCCGTCTGTTAACCAAAAATCCATGTAGAACTCTACCTCTCGGattatttaattagttgtgTATTTAAATATTTGAATCTTTGTAACTCCCTCATTTATTCTCTCAACTGTAAATTTTATATAAGAGCAATACAATACACGGTTTAGGTAAGTTTTACCAAACCATTCTAACATCATTTAAAGATAATAACAGCATATAAAAtagtttaattataatgccacatattttatgtgggcattataacatcattgtaaataataaccaaaataccattttgcattttaaaatacttatttaCAGAATGATCATTTTACCAACACTTTTAATTATAACGgctatatatttatacaatagttatacattattaaattacatAAATATCACAGTAGTATAATatcctatttttattaaaatagatataatagtTAATATAACTAATTGCCATAGTtataaataatttcaattttatttctttaaaaaactAAGCAGAGTAACGGGATTAATATTAATAACGCTTAATgttactttaaaatatttggcgGTATAACGGcgcttgttgtgagttttaaatgtattcgcaagcgcatgaatcgtttgcaatatagtgtgtgtgtaagtgcgaggtcgaatccacagagaattgtgttgcaaaaattaatctttattcaaactaatcatattttaacagAGTTTCAAATTTATggctttttaataaaagataacataaactaaataaatcaaaagatagggttctaaggttcaagaatccacacccactaaatcacaacaacatattcacatgttcatcaatacatattcgaagttctcaccatacaaatgttatgtttgttctactatgcttcaaaaattgattaaatcattcaatgaatccattcttgcacaaattacaaaagacat encodes:
- the LOC133873096 gene encoding 11 kDa late embryogenesis abundant protein-like, with product MQAAKNAKEVAANSAASAKCDVEKTKATVDEKVELGKAHDPAQKEAVTRKKEERIIQADRQEQEARACNAAAKLPGKAGTGGHHNT
- the LOC133873204 gene encoding late embryogenesis abundant protein 46-like, giving the protein MEAAKHSAANAVASVKHALPGQGTGTGGHTTGTHPTSAANAVASAKHALPGHGTGGHTTGTHPTSALPGHGTGTGGQSTAGKVIERVTGTNKAGTGRHNANNY